Genomic DNA from Haloplanus aerogenes:
GTTCACCGGTCTTCGCCTCGTCGCCGACCCAGATGTCGTCGAAAACGATCACGTCGGCCCAGTCGACTTCGGCGCGCCAGTCGTCGGTCTTGGAGACGAAGCCGTCGGCAATCTCCCGGTCCGACGACGCCTCGATGTAGTATTTTACCTCGTGGCCCTCGCAGTGGACCTGCCACGCGAGGTCACCGATCAGCGCCACGTCCGCCGAGACGAAGAGGAATCGTCGGGAGTCCATGCTCTCTCGACACGCGGTGTACGCAAAACGTCACCGCCGAATCGAGGCGACGATCGAACGTCACTCTCGGGCGTCAGCGCCACCGTAGGACGCCCACGTCACGTTCGGAGACACGTGAGTTCGGGCTGATAGTCGTCGACGAGCGTCTCGACGAGCGCGTCGACGGTGGCCGAGTCGAACGTCCAGAACCCGGTGTATCGGTTTGTCTCGGTTTCGTGTGCGAGGAGGGCGCCGTCGTCGTACTTTTCCGGCCCGCTGTAGATGACGAACCAGTACTCGCCGACCAGACTGCCGGATTCGTCGCCGTAGGCCGTGACCGCACCCCAGTCCTCGGGTTCCCAGTCCGTCTGGCCGTACACCGTCGTCTCGACGGATGCCTCGGCGATCTTGCGATAGCGCGTCCACGTCGCTGGCGCGCTCTCGAAGGTACTCAGGCGCTGAACGCCGGCGTGAAGGGATCCAGCCCCGCGGCGCCAGGCACGCGATTCGAGCAACTGGGAGACACAGACCAGCGGGAGCCGTCGCTCGCCGGTCAGCGAGTAGACGTTCTGGTCGAGTCGAGCGAGAAACCCCTCGACGATGGGTCGCTGTCGAACGTCTTCGGTGAGGTCCGCGAGCGAGGCGTCGCGAAGCGCGTCGAACAGGTAGTCGTGGAGTTCCTTGATCCCGACCGCCCCGAGACACGCGTCGCCGTCGGTGAGGACGAGAAACGCGTCCGGCAGTTCCGCCGCCGTCACGTGGCCCGTCTCTAGATCGAAGCGCTCGAAGTAGTCGACGATAGCGTCGACCTTGGCGTCGACTTCGGTTCCGTTCACGACGAGGAGCCGTCTGCGCCGCGACTCCAAGTCGTCGATGAACTGTTGGAGGGGTCGTGACACGGCTACCGTTCCGCCTGCCTGTTGGACGCCGACGCACTAATAACTGCGCCGTCGCGGCCGAGGGGCATGCGCTCGCGTCGTCACCCGAGGAACGTGGCGACGAACAGGAGCGCGAAGCCGAGGGAGAGGCAGAGCCCGCCGATTCGGCCGATCCAAGTGTGTTCTCGAACGTCCGCTCGGTTGGTTTCTATCCGGTAATCCTGAAACTCCGGGTTGTACTCGACGTAGTTGGGCATCTGGAAGAACTCGACGAACACCAGCGCGCCGCCGAGGGCGCCGAGTGCCGAGCCGAGCAACCGGAGTGCGTTCGCCACCGCGACCATGCTCGTTCCGTCGGTGGCGGGGGGTAATAGGGGTTATCGTCCCGGGCGAGCGCCGACCTCCCGGACGTTTATGTCGGATGCCGCGGCCAGCCCCCCCGTGTCCCGACGCCTGCGTCTCGTCGTCGTCGTCCTCGTCGTCGCCGCCGTGGTTCCGACGACGACACCCGTTGTCGACGCGACCACCGCTAACGCGACCACCGCCGACGCCGACATCGTCGCCACCCTCCCTAACCCAACCGCCGACGGCGACACGGGCGAGTTCGTCGTCCTTCGGGTACCCACCACCGAAGCCAACTGGACGCTCGACGACGGCGAACGCGTCGTCGCTCTGCCCGCCGACCGGCCGGCGGCCCGCGTGGCCGTCGGCGCCGATCCGAACGCGACGCGACGGCTCGCGGACGCCCCCGTCGTCGCCGTTTCCCACCTTTCGCTGTCGAACAGTGGCGAACGCCTCCGCCTCCGGCGAGACGGCGTCGTCGTCGCCACCCTCGCCTACCGCGACGCGCCCGAGGGTGAACGCCTCGTCCGAACCGACGACGGCACGCGGTGGCGCCCCGTCGGCTACCGCCCACGCGACGTGCATCGCTACGGTCCTGCGACTGTCACCGGATTCGTCCTCCCCGACACGCCGTCGGTGCCGGTCGAGACGCTCCGTGGTGCCCGCGACCGCATCTTCCTCGCCGGCTACACGTTCACCAGCGACCGGGTCGCGGCGGCGTTGATCGCCGCGGAGCGTCGCGGCGTCGACGTGCGCGTCCTCGTCGACGCCGATCCGGTCGGCGGGCGGACGGCGCGCGGGGCCGACACGCTCGACCGCCTCGCGGCCGCGGGCGTCGACGTGGCGGTCCTCGGCGGTCCGCGCGCTCGCTTCGACTACCATCACCCGAAGTACGCCGTCGTCGACGACCGGGCGCTCGTCACGACGGAGAACTGGAAGCCCGCGGGCGTGGGTGGACAGAGTAGCCGGGGCTGGGGTGTCGTCGTCGAATCGGCGCCCGTCGCGGCCGACCTCGCCGGCCTCTTCCGCGCCGACGCCGGGTGGCGGGACGCGCTCCCGTGGGGGCGGTTCCGACGCGGGAAGACGTTCGAGGCCGGGATGCCGGCGGAGGGCTCCTACCCGTCGCGGTTCGACCCGACCACCGCGACTGCCGCCGGGGTGCGCGTCCTCACGGCGCCCGGCAACGCCGAGTCGGCGCTCGTTGGCGTGATCGACGGCGCGGGCGACCGGGTCGACGTGATCCAACCCACCATCGGCCGTCGCGACGGGCCGCTCCTCCGCGCGACGATTCGGGCGGCCGAGCGCGGCGTCACAGTCCGGATCCTGCTCTCGGGGGCGTGGTACGTCGCCGAGGAGAACGCGGCGCTCGTCGAGTGGCTGAACGGGGTCGCCGACCGACGTGACCTCCCGCTGACTGCGCGCGTCGCCGAGCCGAGCGGGCGATACGAGAAGATTCACGCGAAAGGCGTCGTCGTCGACGACACCGTGGTCGTCGGGAGCCTCAACTGGAACGCAAACGCCGTCTCGGAGAACCGCGAGGTGGCGCTCGCCGTCCGGAGCGAATCGCTCGCGAGCTACTTCCGGGAGACGTTCGCGGCGGACTGGCGAGGTGGACGCGGCGGTGGGCGGACGACGTGGGTGATCGTGGCCGGTGCGCTCGCGGCGCTGGTGCTCGCCCTCGTCGTCGCGCGGAAAACGATCAGGTTCGGCCGGTGATCAGTCGTCCCCGTGATCGAGCGCCGCCGCGCTCGACAGTTCTTCGTCGAGTTCCGCGTCGGCCATCTTCTCGACGAGGCTCTCGATGACCTCGCTGCGCATGCCTTTCACGAACTTGATCGAGCCGACGACGAGGTGACCGCCGCCGGAGACGCCGCCGCCGACGACTTCTTCGTCGAGTTCCGCCACCATCTCGGGGATGTCGAGGCGGACGCCGTCGGATCGGAGGACGGCGAAGTCCGGACCGTAGCCGATGGTGATGACTGGGTCGCCCGTCTCCTCGACTTTGCGGTCGTGGAGGTTGCCGGTCGTCTTCCCGGGCGCGGGGTAGGTGAAGCGGTGCGCGAAGTCGTCGAGGTCGACGCGGTAGAGGTGGGCGTCGTTCGACAGCCGTTCGTGTTCGACGTGGGGGTCGAGCGCGGCGAGTTGGCGGTCGATGTCGCGCTCGGCGCGATCCGCAAGGAAGTCGACGAGTTCCTCGTGGCGGCGCTCGTCGTCACAGTCCACGTTGAGCACGTCGCTCACGAGCGTCTTGCCCTCGCTGTAGCGGAGCCAGTGGGCGGCGTAGTCGAGCGCCTCGCCGATCCGGACGAGGTCATCGCGGCCGTAGCCCTCCTCGTCCGCGAGGTCGACGAAGTCGGCCATCGTCTCGGCCTTCGAGCGGTCGGCCAGCCCCGCGACGGCGGGGACGTGCCGGAGTTCGTCGGTCATCTCGGGGTCGATCATCCGCGCGAGTTCGACACACATCATCCCCGTCGTGATGCGGTAATCCTCGTCGACGAGGTAGGGGTTGACGTGGGCGTCCAGCAGGTCGTTCACCGCGTCGGGGTCGGGGTGGTGGTGGTCGACGACGACGATGGGCACGTCGTAGTGGGCGAGATTCTCGTAGGCAGGCACGTCCTCCTCGGTGCTCCCGTTGTCGAGCATGAGCAGGAGGGGGAGTTTCTGCCCGTGGCGCTCCCGGCCTTCGAGCGCGAAGTTGAGGTCACGGGTCACGTCCTCCATCTCGTAGTACGGCGCCTTGCTCGGGAGGCGCTTGATGAGGTGACGCGGCGCGTCGTCGTCGTCGTGAACGGTTCGGATGAAGCGTTCGAGCGCCACCTGCACGGGCAGGGAGGCACACATCCCGTCGCCGTCGGCGTGGTGACGAACCCGGATCGGACGGCCTTCGAGGACGGTCCGGCGGAGTTGCTGGGCGACGTCGCGGAGGTCGGGTCGGAGTTTCTCGAACGCCTCCCACTCGACGAGCGGATCGACGTCGTGCGGTTCGGCGCGGTCGGTCAGGCCGGCGTCGACCTCGGCACGCACGCGTTCGGCGTCCTCGTCGGTCAGGCGCGTGAGCGATTCGACTTCGATCTGGGGGCTCCCCTCGTGTTCCTCGACGGTGCCGGCGATCCGGACGGCGTCGCCGAGTTCGACCTCCGGGTAGGCTCGCACGCCGGCGTCTTCGAAGGCGGTGCAGGCGACGATCCCGGTGGCGTCACAGCACCGGAAGACGGTCGGGCCGGCGGTCTGCTTGATCTGGCTGACCGTCGCTTCGATGGTCACCGTCTCGCCGATGTCGAGGGCTTCGATGGGCGTCACGGTCGGGTGGTGATCGACCGCGACCGTCCGGTAGTCGTCGAGGTCGGCCTCCGCGAAGGCGACGTCACCGTTCTCACGGATCTCGTCGAGTCGGACGAGTAGGCGGTCGCTCACGTCGTAGTCGCCGGTCAGGTTCGACTCGTGAACGAGGCCGGAGACGTCGTCCGAGATGTCGACGAAGACGCCGTAGGCGACGACGCCGTTGACGACGGCGTGGTAGTAGTTGCCGACCTCGATATCGTCGGCGGTGCAATCGGGTGCGAGATCGTAGACGATGGGACGGGAGTCGTCGTCCGTGTCAGTGCCGGAATCCCCGGCAGTCCCTGCGGTCATACAACTGTGTGGTGGGTGCCCGAAGTTAAGCCTTGCAGAATCCGGCGCCCCCGCTACGCACATCCGGAACCCTTAGAAGGCGACACCACCGACTCGGAGATATGCGGCTCTTCCGGTCCGAACACTCCGTCGACCAGCCGAGACGGGAGGCCGGCCCATGACGACGGTCGTCGCACAGGGCACGTTCGACATCCTCCACCCCGGCCACGTTCACTACCTCTCCGACGCCGCGGCGATGGGTGACCGCCTCCACGTCATCGTCGCTCGCAGCCAGAACGTCACCCACAAGCCCGAACCGATCCTCCCCGGGCGCCAACGGCGCGCGATGGTCGACGCCCTCGCCGTCGTCGACGAGGCCCACCTCGGCCACCCCGACGACATCTTCGTCCCCATCGAACGCATCGACCCCGACATCATCGTCCTCGGCTACGACCAGCATCACGACGAGGACGGCCTCCGGCGGGCGCTCCGCTCGCGGGGCATCGACTGCGAGATCAGACGTGCCTCGGCGCGCGAACCGGAGGACGACGAACTCTGCTCGACGGGCCGGATCGTGGATCGCATCGTCGAGCGTCGCTGCTGATCGGGCGGCGACGATTCTCAGTGACGAACTGACGACAAAGAGCGGCCGCTATCGAGCGTCGGATAGAAACAAGACGGTCGTGTGGTTCAGGCTCGGATCGGCGCCTGCGACAGCGTCTCGTCGTGGGCGCGGATCACGTCGTCGTCGGGTTCTTCGAGGTCACCGGACGAGCCGCTCTGTTGCTCTTCGAGGTACTGCTGGTACTCCTCCTGCGAGACGACTTGAATCTCGAAGTACATCTGGGAGTGCGCGACACCACAGAACTCGGCACAGTAGCCCTGGTAGGTTCCCTCCTCGGTGGCGACGGTCTTGATGACGTTCGACTGGCCGGGCATGGCGTCCTGCTTCAGGCCCAGCTTGGGCACGTGGAACGCGTGTAACACGTCACTCGATGTGACGTTGAAGTAGACGTCCTGTCCGGCTGGTATCACCACCGTCGGCGACGTGCTCGCGATCTGGACGTCTTCCTGCGGATAGCTCGCTTGCCAGCCCCACTGGAACGCGTCCATGTGGACGACTACGTCGTCGTCTTCGGGGGCGATCTGCTGTTCGTCCTGCTCGAAGGTGACGTTCTCGTTGGCTAACACGCCGTAGGAGGCGATGCCGACGAACAGGAGGATGATGGCCGTCGCGACCGTCCACGTGATCTCGAGTCGGCGGTTCTCCTTGGTCGGCTTGGCTTCGTCGGCGTCCTTGAACCGATAGACGGTGTAGATCAGAATACCCTCGACGAGGAGGGTAATCGGGACGGCGACGAGCAGCAGTTTCTCGTTCAGACCATAAATCAGCTCTGCGGACTCTGATGGCTGGGCAACCACGGGGTCGGCGGCGAGGGAGAGAACCACCGCCGAGAGCAGCGACGCCAGCACGAGGCGCGACCGTTTCATACTCTATGGGCCGTTAGAATCTCCCCCCTAAATAGCTACTGATAGGGACGGCAAGGAACCACACGGTGTGGCGGGGGCGGTCCGCTGGGCGCGTGTCGTCGCCACGTGAGAAAAAGCGCGGTACATAAATAGGCGGATTTCCAAACGCCGATCAGTGATCGATTCGTGCGAGACGTAACCGACCGCTTCCCGGGCCTCCTCGCGGCGAGCGCGATGGGCGTCTATCTGCTCTTGCTCGTCGGGACGACCATCGCCGTGACCGACGCGGTCGAGACGTGCGCGGCGTGGCCGGCCTGTGGCGACGGGTTGACGCTGCCGAGCACCGCCGCCGGTGCGCTCGTCATCGGGCACCGGATCGCGGCCGTCGTCGTCGGTCTCCTCGTCCTCGCGGCCGGCGTCGCCGCGTGGCAGTCCGACACCCGCCGTCGCGTCCGCGTCGCCCTCGGCGTCTCAGCCGTCTGTTATCCCGCCCAGGCTGCCCTCGGTGCGTTCGTCGCTACGACCGGCGCGGCCGGCCTCCTGCCCGCCGCCCACCTGCTCGTGGGCATGGTCATCTTCGGCGGCCTCGTCGCGGCGCTCGCGTGGACACTGGAGGAGAAGACTGGCGATCCGTCGGACGGTCCAGTCACGGACCCCGACGCACTCGAACCACCCGAAGCGCCCAACGAACCAGCGGAGCGCCCCTCGCTCCCCGACGACCCGATCGCCCGGTTCCGCGTCGTCGCCGGCGCGTACGCGCGACTCACGAAACCGCGGCTGATGTGGTTGCTCTGTCTCGTCGCCTCCGCGGGCATGGGACTGGCCGCGGGGTCCGCGCTCGATGCCCGGACGGTCGTCCTCACCTTGCTCGGCGGCGTCCTCTCCATCGGCGCCAGCGGCACCTTCAACCACGTCCTCGAGCGCGACGTGGATCGCCGGATGAACCGCACCAGCGACCGTCCGCTCGCGACGGACGTGGTGTCAGTGCGTAACGCCCTCGCGTTCGGCGGCCTGCTGACGCTGGCGTCGCTCGCGGCCTTCGCCGCCGTCAACTGGCTGGTCGCCGTCCTCGGTCTCGTTGCCATCGTCTTCTACAGCGTGATCTACACGCTCGTGTTGAAGCCGAACACGGTCCAGAACACGGTGATCGGCGGCGCGGCGGGCGCGCTCCCGGCGCTGATCGGCTGGGCGGCCGTGACCGGGGAAGTCGGCCTCGGAGGTCTCGTCCTCGCGG
This window encodes:
- a CDS encoding phospholipase D-like domain-containing protein yields the protein MSRRLRLVVVVLVVAAVVPTTTPVVDATTANATTADADIVATLPNPTADGDTGEFVVLRVPTTEANWTLDDGERVVALPADRPAARVAVGADPNATRRLADAPVVAVSHLSLSNSGERLRLRRDGVVVATLAYRDAPEGERLVRTDDGTRWRPVGYRPRDVHRYGPATVTGFVLPDTPSVPVETLRGARDRIFLAGYTFTSDRVAAALIAAERRGVDVRVLVDADPVGGRTARGADTLDRLAAAGVDVAVLGGPRARFDYHHPKYAVVDDRALVTTENWKPAGVGGQSSRGWGVVVESAPVAADLAGLFRADAGWRDALPWGRFRRGKTFEAGMPAEGSYPSRFDPTTATAAGVRVLTAPGNAESALVGVIDGAGDRVDVIQPTIGRRDGPLLRATIRAAERGVTVRILLSGAWYVAEENAALVEWLNGVADRRDLPLTARVAEPSGRYEKIHAKGVVVDDTVVVGSLNWNANAVSENREVALAVRSESLASYFRETFAADWRGGRGGGRTTWVIVAGALAALVLALVVARKTIRFGR
- a CDS encoding DHH family phosphoesterase, encoding MTAGTAGDSGTDTDDDSRPIVYDLAPDCTADDIEVGNYYHAVVNGVVAYGVFVDISDDVSGLVHESNLTGDYDVSDRLLVRLDEIRENGDVAFAEADLDDYRTVAVDHHPTVTPIEALDIGETVTIEATVSQIKQTAGPTVFRCCDATGIVACTAFEDAGVRAYPEVELGDAVRIAGTVEEHEGSPQIEVESLTRLTDEDAERVRAEVDAGLTDRAEPHDVDPLVEWEAFEKLRPDLRDVAQQLRRTVLEGRPIRVRHHADGDGMCASLPVQVALERFIRTVHDDDDAPRHLIKRLPSKAPYYEMEDVTRDLNFALEGRERHGQKLPLLLMLDNGSTEEDVPAYENLAHYDVPIVVVDHHHPDPDAVNDLLDAHVNPYLVDEDYRITTGMMCVELARMIDPEMTDELRHVPAVAGLADRSKAETMADFVDLADEEGYGRDDLVRIGEALDYAAHWLRYSEGKTLVSDVLNVDCDDERRHEELVDFLADRAERDIDRQLAALDPHVEHERLSNDAHLYRVDLDDFAHRFTYPAPGKTTGNLHDRKVEETGDPVITIGYGPDFAVLRSDGVRLDIPEMVAELDEEVVGGGVSGGGHLVVGSIKFVKGMRSEVIESLVEKMADAELDEELSSAAALDHGDD
- a CDS encoding adenylyltransferase/cytidyltransferase family protein, producing the protein MTTVVAQGTFDILHPGHVHYLSDAAAMGDRLHVIVARSQNVTHKPEPILPGRQRRAMVDALAVVDEAHLGHPDDIFVPIERIDPDIIVLGYDQHHDEDGLRRALRSRGIDCEIRRASAREPEDDELCSTGRIVDRIVERRC
- the coxB gene encoding cytochrome c oxidase subunit II → MKRSRLVLASLLSAVVLSLAADPVVAQPSESAELIYGLNEKLLLVAVPITLLVEGILIYTVYRFKDADEAKPTKENRRLEITWTVATAIILLFVGIASYGVLANENVTFEQDEQQIAPEDDDVVVHMDAFQWGWQASYPQEDVQIASTSPTVVIPAGQDVYFNVTSSDVLHAFHVPKLGLKQDAMPGQSNVIKTVATEEGTYQGYCAEFCGVAHSQMYFEIQVVSQEEYQQYLEEQQSGSSGDLEEPDDDVIRAHDETLSQAPIRA
- a CDS encoding heme o synthase encodes the protein MGVYLLLLVGTTIAVTDAVETCAAWPACGDGLTLPSTAAGALVIGHRIAAVVVGLLVLAAGVAAWQSDTRRRVRVALGVSAVCYPAQAALGAFVATTGAAGLLPAAHLLVGMVIFGGLVAALAWTLEEKTGDPSDGPVTDPDALEPPEAPNEPAERPSLPDDPIARFRVVAGAYARLTKPRLMWLLCLVASAGMGLAAGSALDARTVVLTLLGGVLSIGASGTFNHVLERDVDRRMNRTSDRPLATDVVSVRNALAFGGLLTLASLAAFAAVNWLVAVLGLVAIVFYSVIYTLVLKPNTVQNTVIGGAAGALPALIGWAAVTGEVGLGGLVLAAVIFLWTPAHFYNLALAYKDDYARGGFPMMPVVRGETETRKHILWWLGATFVGAGVLATWSDLGWLYVGATVVLGAAFLWAVVRLHVDKTEAAAFRAFHASNAYLGALLLAVVVDTLAI